One Deltaproteobacteria bacterium DNA segment encodes these proteins:
- a CDS encoding DUF2459 domain-containing protein → MTGRYHRLLRWMTFMFSLSLSLGGLALAADWSCVANQPACQTVTIVHDGWHAAIVLRRGDVLSGAPPELADFPEAEFVEFSWGDRNYFPNPNSGVLAALRAAFWSGGSILHLVGFSDTIEKFYPGAKMTELRLNDNSYRRLVTFISQTFARPRADIRANASPGLFAYSRFYPAHSHFSILRTCNSWVAEALAAAGAPVSPRWVITSGNLADELEALSKP, encoded by the coding sequence ATGACAGGACGATACCACCGGCTCTTACGCTGGATGACTTTCATGTTCAGCCTGAGTCTCTCACTCGGCGGCTTGGCGCTGGCAGCCGACTGGTCTTGCGTTGCCAACCAGCCAGCGTGTCAGACGGTAACGATCGTTCACGATGGCTGGCACGCCGCCATCGTCTTGCGCCGCGGCGATGTTTTAAGTGGCGCTCCGCCGGAGTTGGCTGACTTCCCCGAGGCCGAGTTTGTCGAGTTCAGCTGGGGCGACCGAAATTATTTCCCCAATCCCAACTCCGGCGTATTGGCGGCATTGCGCGCAGCGTTTTGGTCCGGCGGCAGCATTCTCCATCTAGTCGGATTCAGCGACACGATCGAAAAATTCTACCCCGGCGCCAAGATGACCGAGCTACGCTTGAATGATAATAGCTATCGCCGATTAGTTACGTTCATTTCGCAGACCTTCGCTCGTCCGCGGGCCGACATTCGCGCCAACGCCAGTCCTGGACTATTTGCCTACAGCCGATTCTATCCAGCCCATTCACATTTCAGCATTCTCAGAACCTGCAACAGCTGGGTTGCCGAAGCCCTCGCCGCAGCGGGCGCGCCAGTGTCGCCGCGCTGGGTGATTACATCGGGCAATCTTGCCGACGAGCTAGAAGCGCTCAGTAAACCCTAA
- a CDS encoding NAD(P)-dependent oxidoreductase, whose translation MGTTLITGLGLVGTSYVQNALKRGEGVVFYDFAPRKDFLAHKLGGANVTVVQRDIRDLPALIETIQKHKCDTVIHTAGLIGGKVGNPIYTGLQINVMGTINVAEAVRLTGVKRLVQISTFGVYDRRQGEPTPIGEDFRRGPGEAYGNSKVAKELMVEAYQRMYGFELIVLRLANVYGVGHFAGGSGGGEMVQNMLQTGIKGGVVKIAQEVARDFEYVYYKDLGRALDKAVTTPLKEPVTMNIGTGVVIKFDDLVATAEKLLPNLQVEIMPGVKPRSAKQPMVIEKAKQVLGWSPDYDIVAGFKDYIEELKALG comes from the coding sequence ATGGGAACGACATTGATTACCGGACTGGGCTTGGTCGGCACTTCGTATGTGCAGAATGCGCTCAAGCGCGGCGAGGGCGTGGTCTTCTACGACTTCGCGCCGCGAAAAGATTTTCTCGCGCATAAACTCGGCGGCGCCAATGTCACCGTCGTCCAGCGCGATATCCGCGACCTGCCGGCGCTGATCGAAACGATACAAAAACATAAATGCGACACCGTGATCCACACCGCCGGCCTGATCGGCGGCAAGGTCGGCAACCCGATCTATACCGGCTTGCAAATCAACGTCATGGGCACGATCAACGTCGCCGAAGCCGTGCGTTTGACCGGCGTCAAGCGCTTGGTGCAGATCAGCACCTTCGGCGTCTACGACCGGCGCCAAGGAGAACCGACGCCGATCGGCGAAGATTTTCGCCGCGGCCCCGGCGAAGCTTATGGCAATTCGAAAGTCGCCAAGGAACTGATGGTCGAAGCGTATCAGCGCATGTACGGCTTCGAGCTGATCGTCCTGCGCTTGGCCAATGTCTACGGCGTCGGCCACTTCGCCGGCGGCTCGGGCGGCGGCGAGATGGTGCAGAACATGCTGCAAACCGGCATCAAAGGCGGCGTGGTAAAAATCGCCCAGGAAGTCGCCCGCGATTTTGAATATGTTTATTACAAAGATCTTGGACGCGCCCTCGACAAAGCGGTCACCACGCCGCTCAAAGAACCGGTGACCATGAACATCGGCACCGGCGTGGTCATCAAGTTCGACGACCTGGTCGCCACCGCCGAGAAACTCTTGCCCAATTTACAGGTCGAAATCATGCCCGGCGTCAAACCGCGCTCGGCCAAACAACCGATGGTGATCGAGAAAGCCAAACAGGTGCTCGGCTGGTCGCCCGACTACGACATCGTCGCCGGCTTCAAAGATTATATCGAGGAATTGAAAGCCTTGGGCTAA
- a CDS encoding oxaloacetate decarboxylase, producing MTPRQTLKQLLKRNQLLVAPGCFDGLSARLVQEAGFEAAYLSGGAVARSMGIPDIGLVTMSENIERAAQVVSVLKLPIIADADTGYGNAVNLVRTVREFERAGVAAIHIEDQITPKRCGHLDGKEVISLGDMLQKLQAALTARTDPDFCIIARTDARGVNGFDDAIARGQAFAKLGVDAIFVEAPQSEEELAEIPRRIPNIPLLVNVFKGGKTPMLPMARLEKMGYRIAIYPSETQRAAIYAMRTALSTLKREGTTESIDAALTTFKERDKVVDLDGWQKLEKNFLAVEEK from the coding sequence ATGACTCCACGTCAAACCCTCAAACAACTATTGAAACGGAACCAACTCCTCGTCGCTCCCGGCTGCTTCGACGGATTGTCGGCGCGTTTGGTGCAAGAAGCCGGCTTCGAAGCAGCGTATCTCAGCGGCGGCGCGGTGGCGCGCAGCATGGGCATTCCCGACATCGGGTTAGTCACTATGTCGGAAAACATCGAGCGCGCCGCCCAAGTCGTGTCCGTGCTCAAGCTGCCGATCATCGCTGACGCCGACACCGGCTACGGCAACGCGGTCAATCTGGTGCGCACCGTGCGTGAGTTCGAGCGCGCCGGCGTGGCGGCGATTCATATCGAAGATCAGATCACGCCCAAACGGTGCGGCCATTTGGACGGCAAAGAAGTGATCTCCCTCGGCGACATGCTGCAGAAACTCCAAGCGGCTTTGACAGCGCGCACGGATCCCGACTTCTGCATCATCGCCCGCACCGACGCGCGGGGCGTCAATGGATTTGACGACGCCATCGCGCGCGGCCAAGCTTTCGCCAAACTCGGCGTCGATGCGATTTTCGTCGAAGCGCCGCAATCGGAAGAAGAGCTGGCGGAAATTCCCCGGCGCATTCCCAACATTCCGTTGCTGGTAAACGTCTTCAAAGGCGGCAAGACGCCGATGCTGCCGATGGCGCGACTGGAAAAAATGGGCTATCGCATCGCCATCTATCCATCGGAAACTCAACGCGCGGCGATCTACGCCATGCGCACCGCGCTCAGCACGCTCAAACGCGAAGGTACGACGGAGTCGATTGACGCGGCGCTGACGACTTTCAAAGAGCGCGACAAAGTCGTCGACTTGGACGGCTGGCAAAAGCTCGAAAAGAATTTTCTGGCAGTGGAGGAGAAATAA
- a CDS encoding amidohydrolase — MSNPLVIDADGHCYEPDNDLAKWMPKELASQAPNRVSDSSGYNHLMIEGRLSSRRRWGGGTDRGEVFASHIERSRPGMTDPLKRLPDMDEEGIDVAIIFGTSIALSVNGMANKPLAAAICHAVNRWLAEEYLVPDPKRLKGVGLIPVQDPQLAMKELEYIAQQKAVVSAMLPTNVYGINLGHRMFDPVYAAAQEMNIPLSVHPQTEHDGQYGVWGVMGAGSERMEKYSYVHMTSFPFELMIALMHMIGEGVFDRYPKLKVGFMEGACGWLPFWSERMDEHFYKLRPQWPLCKRKPSEIVRSGQVSFTCEPEETILPYVLDDIGITQVMYASDYRHWDSEFPDSVKQVKKIPGMTDDKLRHVLGENARKWFNLSDDELPVR, encoded by the coding sequence ATGTCGAACCCATTAGTGATCGATGCCGACGGACATTGTTATGAACCCGATAACGACCTGGCGAAGTGGATGCCCAAGGAACTTGCCAGCCAGGCGCCCAATCGCGTCAGCGATAGTTCCGGTTACAACCACTTGATGATCGAGGGACGGCTGAGTAGCCGGCGGCGTTGGGGCGGCGGCACCGATCGTGGAGAAGTTTTCGCGTCGCATATCGAACGGAGCCGGCCGGGCATGACCGATCCGCTCAAACGGCTGCCCGACATGGATGAAGAAGGCATCGACGTGGCGATTATTTTCGGTACCTCGATTGCGTTGAGCGTCAACGGCATGGCAAACAAACCCTTGGCGGCGGCGATCTGTCACGCCGTCAACCGTTGGTTAGCTGAAGAATATCTCGTCCCCGACCCCAAGCGTTTGAAAGGCGTCGGCCTGATTCCCGTGCAAGATCCTCAGTTAGCGATGAAAGAGTTGGAATACATCGCCCAGCAAAAAGCCGTTGTCAGCGCCATGCTGCCGACCAATGTCTACGGCATCAATCTCGGTCATCGCATGTTCGATCCGGTCTACGCCGCGGCCCAGGAGATGAACATCCCACTTTCAGTCCATCCGCAAACCGAACATGACGGCCAGTACGGCGTCTGGGGCGTCATGGGCGCCGGCAGCGAGCGCATGGAAAAATACAGCTACGTGCACATGACTTCGTTCCCGTTCGAATTGATGATCGCCCTCATGCACATGATCGGCGAAGGCGTCTTCGATCGCTATCCCAAACTCAAAGTCGGTTTCATGGAAGGCGCCTGCGGTTGGCTGCCCTTCTGGTCCGAACGCATGGACGAGCACTTTTACAAACTGCGGCCGCAGTGGCCGCTGTGCAAACGCAAGCCGTCGGAAATCGTCCGGAGCGGCCAAGTGAGCTTCACCTGCGAGCCGGAAGAAACCATCCTGCCCTATGTGCTCGATGACATCGGCATCACTCAAGTGATGTACGCCTCGGATTACCGCCATTGGGATTCCGAATTTCCCGACTCAGTGAAACAAGTCAAAAAAATTCCCGGCATGACCGACGACAAACTACGTCATGTGTTAGGCGAGAACGCGCGCAAGTGGTTCAATCTAAGTGACGACGAATTACCGGTGCGTTAG
- a CDS encoding histidine phosphatase family protein translates to MVVALLLTVTLVAEAQQAIFLVRHGETVSPKGTDLRPLSEAGQRRAVLLATLLKDAGVNAIFTSDLERTVKTAEPLATSLRVEPKALAQLNVSFKPNDIEAFVNRLRSEHGRDIVLVVGHSNSVPALLKTLGHSAEIKIPETDFGNLFVLIPKSEGPPILLRLRY, encoded by the coding sequence CTGGTCGTCGCGCTACTGCTTACTGTTACATTGGTAGCCGAGGCTCAGCAGGCGATTTTTCTTGTACGACACGGTGAAACTGTATCGCCGAAGGGCACCGATCTCCGTCCTCTCTCCGAAGCCGGGCAGCGGCGCGCTGTGCTACTCGCGACGCTGCTAAAGGACGCGGGCGTCAACGCAATCTTTACCAGTGACCTTGAGCGTACAGTGAAGACAGCAGAGCCTCTGGCAACGTCGCTTCGGGTTGAACCGAAGGCCCTCGCGCAACTCAATGTCAGTTTTAAGCCCAACGATATTGAAGCCTTCGTTAATCGTCTCCGAAGCGAGCATGGCCGGGACATCGTGTTGGTTGTCGGTCATTCGAATAGCGTTCCGGCTTTGCTCAAGACCTTGGGTCATTCAGCGGAGATCAAGATTCCGGAGACAGACTTTGGCAACTTGTTCGTGTTAATTCCAAAGAGCGAAGGGCCGCCAATTTTGTTGCGTCTCCGCTACTAA
- a CDS encoding ABC transporter substrate-binding protein, translating into MKIRLMIMLGAIVLASSAPATVHAQDKVIISYSSRDFSFLPGHVAVTKGFFRDEGLEPIMVQMRPPIAAPALMNGEIHYTTTFGSILNAIMQGIPARMLAVITEKSPYYIVARPGIKSVAELRGKKIGAQQRGLSDRVMAESILEAKGVDLKDVQFVNISGDLPVRMSVLTSGLVDAVCLLPPGPVLLEKDGYRIIAGPNDVKLGVPTVGLTATNQRLAEKRTEVKKVLRAMVRGLRFVRERRDETISIMAQWLSQKPDIATRSYDLIIAGYSQDGATSDATWQALIDSRVQTVGLPRPSSLDQVRDFTVLREVQKELKLH; encoded by the coding sequence ATGAAAATTCGGCTCATGATAATGCTCGGCGCCATCGTCCTGGCGTCGAGCGCCCCAGCGACCGTCCATGCACAAGACAAGGTCATCATTTCCTATTCGAGCCGAGACTTTTCTTTTCTCCCCGGCCATGTGGCGGTGACTAAAGGATTCTTCCGCGACGAAGGGCTTGAACCGATCATGGTGCAGATGCGGCCGCCGATCGCGGCGCCGGCGCTGATGAACGGCGAGATTCATTACACCACGACCTTCGGGAGTATTTTGAACGCGATCATGCAGGGCATTCCCGCGCGCATGCTCGCCGTGATCACGGAAAAGTCGCCCTACTACATCGTCGCCCGCCCAGGGATCAAAAGCGTCGCCGAACTGCGCGGCAAAAAAATCGGCGCCCAGCAACGCGGCTTGTCCGACCGCGTCATGGCCGAGTCGATTCTCGAAGCCAAGGGGGTCGATTTGAAAGACGTCCAGTTCGTCAACATCAGCGGCGACCTGCCGGTGCGCATGAGCGTCCTCACCAGCGGCTTGGTCGACGCGGTCTGCTTGCTGCCGCCGGGACCGGTGCTGCTGGAAAAAGATGGCTATCGGATCATCGCCGGCCCCAACGATGTAAAACTTGGCGTGCCCACCGTCGGTCTCACCGCGACAAACCAGCGGCTGGCGGAAAAACGCACGGAAGTCAAAAAAGTTTTGCGCGCGATGGTCCGCGGCCTGCGCTTCGTGCGCGAGCGGCGCGACGAGACGATCTCGATCATGGCTCAGTGGCTCAGTCAGAAGCCGGACATCGCCACGCGCTCCTATGACTTGATCATCGCCGGTTACAGCCAAGACGGCGCCACCAGCGACGCCACCTGGCAAGCGCTCATCGACAGCCGCGTCCAAACCGTCGGCCTGCCGCGGCCGAGTTCCCTCGATCAAGTCCGCGACTTCACCGTCCTGCGCGAAGTGCAAAAGGAATTGAAGCTGCACTGA
- a CDS encoding carboxylase: MTAPNQSKQIHFVDTTLRDGQLSLWASNMTTGMMLPVAERLDRAGFEAIEIMSSAFYKKCVRDLKDDPWQRIRLLAQRMRRTPLRSIRSRSMLAFQLTAPAIADLWLERLAANGITELRTSDPSNTPEYWRYAVDGAKRAGLKTILNIIYSVSPKHTDEYFIQRSREAAKLDVARLCFKDPGGLLTPETTRRLVPLILREAKDKPVEFHTHCNTGLGAICCLEAIEAGITSINTAIPPLADASSNPSLFNVAMNARALGHQTIIDEELLKPVQTHFAQIAKQENLPVGKALEYDASHPLHQVPGGMISNFRFQLGNLGKLDQLPRVLEEVSRVRAEFGYPIMVTPYSQFFGVQAAINVMVGERYKEVTDEVLFYALGFWGEEEAESIDANLKDRLLASPRAKELAKWTVPEMSLNEFREKFGGASVSDDDKLLNFFAGEPALAAMKSTPATLDYARPATPIVALIEELAKRKNNSMVYIKRENFTLRMERRLKTD, encoded by the coding sequence ATGACCGCACCGAATCAATCCAAACAAATTCATTTCGTCGACACCACGCTGCGCGACGGCCAACTGAGCCTGTGGGCGTCGAACATGACGACCGGCATGATGTTGCCGGTGGCGGAGCGGCTCGACCGCGCCGGCTTCGAGGCCATCGAGATCATGTCGTCGGCTTTTTACAAAAAGTGCGTGCGCGATTTAAAAGACGATCCTTGGCAGCGCATTCGCTTGCTCGCGCAGCGCATGCGGCGAACTCCGTTGCGTTCGATCCGCAGCCGTTCGATGCTGGCGTTTCAATTGACCGCTCCGGCCATCGCCGACCTTTGGCTCGAACGGCTCGCTGCCAACGGCATCACCGAGCTGCGCACTTCCGATCCGTCGAACACGCCGGAGTATTGGCGCTACGCGGTGGACGGCGCCAAACGCGCCGGGCTGAAAACCATACTCAACATTATTTATTCGGTCTCGCCCAAACACACCGATGAATATTTTATCCAACGCAGCCGCGAAGCGGCCAAGCTCGATGTCGCGCGCCTATGCTTCAAAGACCCCGGCGGATTGCTGACGCCGGAGACCACGCGCCGCTTGGTGCCGTTGATTCTGCGCGAGGCCAAAGACAAGCCGGTGGAATTTCACACCCACTGCAACACCGGCCTTGGGGCGATCTGCTGCCTCGAAGCGATCGAGGCCGGTATCACCTCTATCAACACCGCGATCCCGCCATTGGCCGACGCTTCGTCCAATCCATCGCTGTTCAACGTCGCCATGAACGCCCGTGCCCTAGGTCATCAAACGATCATCGACGAGGAGTTGCTCAAGCCGGTGCAAACTCACTTTGCCCAGATCGCCAAGCAAGAAAACCTACCGGTGGGGAAAGCGCTGGAATACGACGCCAGCCATCCGCTCCATCAGGTGCCGGGCGGGATGATTTCCAATTTTCGTTTTCAGCTCGGCAATCTTGGCAAACTCGACCAGTTGCCGCGGGTGCTCGAAGAAGTGTCGCGCGTGCGCGCCGAGTTCGGCTATCCGATCATGGTAACGCCCTACTCACAATTTTTCGGCGTCCAAGCGGCGATCAACGTCATGGTCGGCGAGCGCTACAAAGAAGTTACCGACGAAGTGCTCTTCTACGCTTTGGGTTTTTGGGGCGAAGAGGAAGCGGAATCGATCGATGCCAACTTAAAAGACCGACTGCTCGCCAGTCCGCGCGCAAAAGAACTCGCCAAGTGGACGGTCCCAGAAATGTCGTTGAACGAGTTTCGGGAAAAGTTTGGCGGCGCGAGCGTCAGCGACGACGACAAGCTGTTGAACTTTTTCGCCGGTGAGCCGGCATTGGCAGCGATGAAATCGACGCCCGCGACGCTCGATTATGCGCGGCCCGCGACGCCGATTGTCGCACTGATCGAGGAACTGGCAAAAAGAAAGAATAACTCGATGGTTTACATCAAGCGTGAAAATTTCACGCTCAGGATGGAACGGCGGCTAAAGACAGATTAA
- a CDS encoding amidase, translated as MAFNLVETTIEQVHAAYRSRELSCRQLVQMYLDRIDAFDKNGPTINAIISLNPDALKEADRLDAALKTSGFVGPLHGIPIIMKDQGDATPMPTTLGSLLFKDYYPDRDAFVVDKLKKAGAIILAKATLGELGGGDTHGSLFGSTKNPYDLERTAGGSSGGSGASVSANFCTVAVGQEGFASIRRPSTWNGVTGMRPTAGLVSRAGVYAGWPSVNGSLGPMARSVTDLAKLLDVMVGYDPDDPVTARGVGNVPDSFTKFLDKSGLKGARIGILRESMGYDAEPGSEDFNKITEVFDRAVAELKAAGAEIVDPILIPNLKTLLAKRAGSFTDEEEGFRNFLGRSKKQPYQSRAEAMQSADFPKVFKAARERWARDPKPEAHYEYLKAKEELMTNLLTVMAENKLDAIVHKSVEHQPTLIKDGINPPYVDQKGAPHINTFLVYVPSVVVPAGFTRDNLPAGITFLGRPYDDAKMIQFAYAYEQATQHRKPPASVTPL; from the coding sequence ATGGCCTTTAACCTTGTTGAAACCACCATCGAACAAGTTCACGCGGCTTATAGATCCCGCGAGCTCAGCTGCCGCCAGCTGGTGCAAATGTATCTCGACCGCATCGACGCCTTCGACAAAAACGGTCCGACGATCAACGCGATCATCTCGCTCAATCCCGATGCGCTTAAGGAAGCCGACCGCCTCGACGCCGCTTTGAAAACTTCCGGCTTCGTCGGCCCGCTGCACGGCATCCCGATCATCATGAAAGATCAAGGCGACGCCACGCCAATGCCGACAACGCTCGGTTCGCTCTTGTTCAAAGATTATTATCCCGACCGCGACGCCTTCGTGGTCGACAAATTGAAAAAAGCCGGCGCGATTATTTTAGCCAAGGCGACACTTGGAGAACTCGGCGGCGGCGATACTCACGGCTCGCTATTCGGCTCGACGAAAAACCCCTATGACCTCGAACGCACCGCTGGCGGTTCTTCCGGCGGCTCGGGCGCCAGCGTGTCGGCGAATTTCTGCACCGTCGCCGTCGGCCAAGAAGGCTTCGCGTCGATCCGCAGGCCGTCGACCTGGAATGGTGTCACCGGCATGCGTCCCACCGCCGGTTTGGTCAGCCGAGCCGGAGTCTATGCTGGCTGGCCCTCAGTAAACGGCTCCCTCGGACCGATGGCCCGATCGGTGACGGATTTAGCTAAGCTGCTCGACGTTATGGTCGGCTACGATCCCGACGATCCAGTGACGGCTCGCGGTGTTGGCAATGTTCCCGACAGCTTCACAAAATTTCTCGACAAGAGCGGACTCAAGGGCGCGCGTATCGGTATTCTGCGCGAGTCCATGGGCTACGATGCCGAGCCGGGCTCGGAGGATTTTAACAAAATCACCGAAGTGTTCGACAGAGCGGTGGCGGAATTAAAAGCCGCCGGCGCGGAAATCGTCGATCCGATCTTGATTCCCAACTTGAAAACCTTACTCGCCAAACGCGCCGGCAGCTTCACCGACGAAGAAGAAGGCTTTCGCAACTTCCTCGGTCGGAGCAAGAAGCAGCCCTATCAATCCCGCGCCGAAGCGATGCAGTCTGCCGATTTCCCCAAAGTTTTCAAAGCCGCGCGCGAACGCTGGGCACGCGATCCCAAACCGGAAGCGCACTATGAATATTTGAAAGCCAAAGAAGAGTTGATGACCAACCTGCTCACGGTCATGGCCGAGAATAAACTCGACGCCATCGTGCACAAGTCGGTGGAACATCAGCCGACCTTAATCAAAGACGGCATCAACCCGCCCTACGTCGATCAAAAAGGCGCGCCGCATATCAACACGTTTCTAGTCTACGTACCGTCAGTCGTCGTTCCCGCCGGCTTCACGCGCGACAACCTGCCCGCCGGCATAACTTTCCTCGGCCGGCCTTACGACGACGCCAAGATGATCCAGTTTGCCTACGCCTATGAACAGGCGACCCAACATCGCAAACCGCCGGCGAGTGTGACGCCCCTGTGA
- a CDS encoding ABC transporter substrate-binding protein, which translates to MAKKHLLPILLGLLISWSPPIVHAAETLRAASGGFTTAIHAVLWGAYEQKLFRKYGPDVEYLALNSGRLGMQMMLSDDVQVLFSTGVTAVTTNLSGGNLAIIAGGLNFFPNKLIVRPEIKRAADLKTKVLAVGGFGAANHTALLVSLEKLGVNVKDVTIIQIAGAAAQLGALVKGVIHGLMFNEPQASIAIKKFGMQSLLDMSEIKTPFPQNSFIVKRNYLESNRDKVVGIMKAVTESIYMLKRDRPLAIRLIKKYIRVNDEEAGIGYDYYLAKHAEGILELPDRRGLQFVIDDIAKTNPKAVGQTPESLKVLEPSVLDEIKKSGFVEKVR; encoded by the coding sequence ATGGCTAAAAAACATCTACTTCCGATCCTGCTCGGCTTACTGATATCTTGGTCGCCACCAATCGTTCACGCCGCTGAAACTCTGCGCGCGGCCAGCGGCGGTTTTACCACGGCGATTCATGCCGTGCTTTGGGGCGCCTACGAACAAAAACTCTTTCGCAAGTACGGCCCCGATGTCGAATACTTGGCTTTGAACAGCGGGCGGCTAGGCATGCAGATGATGCTGTCGGATGATGTCCAAGTGCTGTTTTCCACCGGCGTCACGGCGGTGACGACCAATTTATCGGGCGGCAACTTAGCGATCATCGCCGGCGGCCTGAATTTTTTTCCGAATAAACTGATCGTCCGGCCGGAGATCAAACGGGCGGCGGATCTAAAAACGAAGGTGCTTGCCGTCGGCGGTTTCGGCGCCGCCAATCATACGGCGCTGTTAGTGTCGTTGGAAAAGCTCGGCGTCAATGTTAAGGACGTGACCATCATCCAAATCGCCGGCGCCGCGGCGCAGTTGGGCGCGCTGGTCAAAGGCGTGATCCACGGACTGATGTTCAACGAACCCCAGGCGAGCATCGCGATCAAGAAGTTCGGTATGCAGTCGCTGCTCGACATGAGCGAGATCAAGACGCCGTTCCCGCAGAACTCGTTTATCGTCAAGAGAAACTATCTTGAAAGCAACCGCGACAAAGTCGTCGGCATCATGAAAGCGGTGACCGAATCGATTTATATGCTCAAGCGCGACCGTCCGCTCGCCATCCGGCTGATCAAGAAATACATTCGCGTCAACGACGAAGAAGCCGGCATCGGCTACGACTATTACTTGGCCAAACATGCCGAAGGCATTCTCGAACTGCCCGACCGCCGCGGTCTTCAATTCGTCATCGACGACATCGCCAAGACCAATCCCAAAGCCGTCGGTCAAACACCCGAGTCGCTGAAAGTTCTCGAACCGTCGGTGCTGGATGAAATCAAGAAGAGCGGATTTGTCGAGAAAGTGAGATAG
- a CDS encoding amidohydrolase: protein MKGVVDADTHIAEPEAMWKLIDEKMAPRRPVLVGLPDDTWFGDRNALWLIDGNIFPKPAGKGSYRLVTPSAQKAESVRGDIAISSREISDVGARIKDMDRLGVDVQVIYPTLFLVYITDDPELDTALSKAYNSWLGEACGKSNGRLKFVAVLPLRSIPESLKEMKRAKELGAVGIFFRGIEGDKTIDHPYFHPVYEQAAKLDMAITIHTGSGAPWMLPYFEHARNHTFAHGRALPIFAFRDLVANRIPEKFPGLRFGFIEASAGWAPFMIHLLRRLFKDRPKFKNSTELFRDYNLFIACEADEDIPYLAKCIGEDHIVIGSDYGHNDPSAEEKLVETVGGREDLSQSLVEKILVRNPRRLYGLES from the coding sequence ATGAAAGGTGTAGTCGATGCCGATACACATATCGCCGAACCGGAGGCGATGTGGAAATTGATCGATGAGAAAATGGCGCCGCGCCGGCCGGTGTTGGTCGGTTTGCCCGATGACACTTGGTTCGGCGATCGCAATGCGCTGTGGTTGATCGACGGCAATATTTTCCCCAAGCCGGCGGGCAAGGGCAGTTACCGTTTAGTCACGCCGTCGGCGCAAAAGGCCGAGAGCGTGCGCGGCGATATCGCGATCTCGAGCCGGGAGATTTCCGATGTCGGCGCGCGCATCAAAGACATGGACCGGCTCGGCGTCGATGTTCAGGTGATCTATCCGACGCTGTTTTTGGTTTACATCACCGACGATCCTGAATTGGATACGGCGCTCAGCAAGGCTTACAACAGCTGGCTCGGCGAAGCCTGTGGCAAATCCAATGGCAGATTGAAATTCGTCGCGGTGTTGCCGTTGCGCTCGATCCCGGAATCGCTCAAAGAAATGAAACGCGCCAAAGAACTCGGCGCCGTCGGCATTTTCTTTCGCGGCATCGAAGGCGACAAGACCATCGATCATCCTTACTTTCATCCGGTCTACGAGCAAGCCGCCAAGCTCGACATGGCGATCACGATTCACACCGGTTCGGGTGCGCCGTGGATGCTGCCGTACTTCGAACATGCGCGCAATCACACCTTCGCCCATGGCCGGGCGCTGCCGATCTTCGCCTTTCGCGACTTGGTGGCGAACCGGATTCCAGAAAAATTCCCCGGACTGCGCTTCGGCTTCATCGAAGCATCGGCGGGTTGGGCGCCGTTCATGATTCATCTGCTGCGCCGTCTATTCAAAGACCGGCCGAAATTTAAAAACAGCACCGAGCTGTTTCGCGATTACAATCTGTTCATCGCCTGCGAAGCGGACGAGGATATTCCGTATCTGGCGAAGTGCATCGGCGAAGATCATATCGTGATCGGCTCCGATTACGGCCACAACGATCCGTCCGCCGAGGAAAAGTTAGTCGAGACCGTCGGTGGCCGAGAAGATTTGTCGCAGTCGCTGGTGGAAAAAATTCTCGTGCGCAATCCACGCCGCCTGTACGGACTCGAGAGTTAA